GTGTCCGTGCGATCGCTCGTACGGTTCTTCTCCCAGTTCAGAAGCCCCGGAACGGTCCCGACGTTCTCGGCGATCGTACGGTGGGGAAAGAGCCCTATCTGCTGGATGGCGTAGCCGATCTTCCGCCGGAGCTGGGTCCCGCTCATCGAGGTGTTCGACTGCCCGTCTATCAGGATCTCACCCTCGGACGGCTCGATGAGGCGGTTGATCATCCGCATCGTCGTTGTCTTGCCGCAGCCGCTGGGGCCGACGAAGACGCATATCTCCCCGTCTTCTATCTCGAAGGACAGGTTGTCCACGACCGGGCTGTCTGCGCCGGGGTAGGTCTTGCTGACTTCTCTAAACTCGATCATTGCATCTCCTGTAGGCCCACTTGTGCCAGGTACTGCCGGTACTTCGGATGCTTCGTCTCATGCGGAGGTCTCCTCTCACCGGATAGCGACTACTCCTTGCCGCTCCGAAAATGATTGCAGGCAGTATACGGGATACTTTTCTTTTCTTCCTCTTGCGGCCGGGCTTTTTGCATTTTGGATTGCATCCCGACGATGTTTCTTCCGGCGCCGGTGTCGCTCGGGGGTCGAACTTCTCGGTGAAGCATCCGGTTACCTCTCTCCAGCCTCTACGCCGGATATTTCCGGTCTCCGTACCCTGCGGGCAGGATGTATCCTCACCGGCATGCACGAATATTCCCCCGACCGTATATGCATTAAACCGACCCGCTCGCCGCACCGGAGGTCGGAGAACCATTGCGTATAGTACTCGTCGGTGCCGGACACGCCCACCTCTACACCCTCAAGCACGCCGGAGAACTCACCGGACGCGGCCACGAGGTTGTTCTTGTCAACCCCTCCCGGTACCTTGACTACTCCGGGATGGCGACCGGGGTACTCTCGGGCAGGTACCGCCCCGACGAAGCGAGGATCAACGCCGCCGCGCTTGTCGAGAGGGGCGGCGGGGGGTTTGTGGACGGCGCGGTGGCGGGGATCTCGCCCGCCGGTAAAACCCTGCGGCTCGCCTCCGGAGCCTCGCTGGACTACGACCTCGTCTCTTTTGCGACCGGAAGCTCGACGAGCCTCCCCGACGCTCTGAAACCGGCGGACGGAAACCTTTTCCCGGTGAAGCCCGTCGGGAACCTTGTCCGGCTCCGCAGGAGGCTGCTCGGCGGTTCGGGATTTCGGGGCGGTCGTATCCTTGTTGTCGGCGGCGGGGCCGCCGGATGCGAGGTCGCCGCCAACCTCGCCGCGCTCCACGCATCACAGGGGGCGAGAGCGGGGCGCATTGCCCTTGTGGAGACCGCACGGAGGCTGCTGCCGTCGGCCCCCGAGAGGGCTTCGCGCCTGATGCGCCGACACCTCGAAGGCGCGGGGGTCGAGGTGGTCATCGGCTCGCAGGCGGCGGGCGGCGGGCCGGAGGCCGGAACGGTGGTCGCCGCGACGGGCGTCCGGGCGCCGGAGCTTTTCGCGAGGAGCGGCCTTTCGTCGGGCGCGGGCGGCGGGCTTCTCGTGGACCAACACCTGCGTTCGGTGGACAACGCAAACGTCTTCGGCGGCGGGGACTCCGTCTCGGTCGGGCGGAAGGGGCTTCCGGGGTTCGGGGTGTATGCCATCCGGCAGGGACCGGTGCTCTTCGAGAACCTCGCGGCCGCCGCAGACGGCGGGGCGTTGCGCCGTTTCAGGCCGCAGAAGCGGAACCTCTACATCATGAACCTCGGCGACGGTACCGGTCTCGGGGTATACGGCGGCCTCGTATGGAAGGGGCGTTCGGCGCGGCTGGCAAAAGACTACATAGACCTGCGTTTCATCCGCGACTACCGGGTGTAGGCTACTCCCGACCGACCCCGAGCAGCACGTAGACAACGAAGTACATCCCGGCGGCGGTCAGGGCCACGGTATAGAAACCCGTCGGGTCCATAAAGCCGGGCAGCCAGGAGCCGAGCGCGGAGAGGATAAACGGCGCCGGTGACTCAAGAAGCGCCCCGAGACCGTAGACGGACTGCGTAACGACGTTCGCGGCCTGCTCCACACCGAGGTAGACGAGCACGATGTGGGTGAGGATCAGGAGCACCACAAGCCCCACTATCGTTCTGAGAAGCCCCACGCCGCTAGGAGGCCTTTCTGCGGTGACCGCCCCGTCTCGGGGTCTCGGCGGCCGTGCGCTCGGTTACCCGGCGACTCCGGCGATCGTTCGTCCTCTGAGCCCCCTCGGCCCGCACGCTCCGGTTCTCCAGCAAAAAGACCCCGCCTGCCACAACAAAGCAGATCGCCCCGACGGTGAAGGTAACGCTATCGCGCGTGATGATGCCGCTCGCCGCCGCCGTGCCGGGAACCCACCAGAGCGCGAAGTACTTCCCGGACTGCCGGGTCTTCCGGTTCAGGGCCATAAGAACGCCGAATGCTACAAGAGCGAGGCTCACCGCCAGCAGAAGAAACCCGAACGTGCTCAGGAAAAAGCTCATGGATAGATCCTACAAGACCGAAACCGGCTTTTCATATCCTTCAGCACGGATGCAGCGGCCTCAGGGGGCTCAACGCCCCGCCATCTCCCGCCGGTACAGACGCATCTCGGCCTCCAGTTCTTCCCAGCCCTTCTCCGGACACTCGATACGGTTGCCGTAGAGCGCGAACTTGTGGACCAGCTCGTGGCGGGCCGAAGCCGTCTCGGAGAGACACCTCGGGTCGCAGGCGACAAGAACCGCCCAGTCCTCGAGCTCCTTGACGTTTCTGATGGCTTCTTTAAGAGCGGGCTTGTGGTAGAGGAATTCGCCCGGCGCCCCCCGGTCCTCGTAGCTGGCCACGACCTCGTAACCGCACCGGGCCGCGTACCCGATGACCGAGGCGAGTTGCCTGTCGCGGTCCGGGAGTGAGGAGTTCGAACCGTTGGGGGCGGTTCTTATGTAGGTGGCTGCTCGCGTCAATTCGATGCCATGATAGCACGGGGTCCGGGCGGGTCCCTCCGGGCGGGTCCCGGGACGGCCTCCGTGCTATGTTATATTTTCACCGGGCGTCGGGACGTGGCGCAGTCTGGTAGCGCACTCGGCTGGGGGCCGAGTGGTCGCCGGTTCGAATCCGGCCGTCCCGACCACTTTTCGTCCGTAACGGCAGAGGAGCTTCGGTGGAGACTATCTGGTTGCTTGTCAGCATAATAGGGTTTATCTCGCTGCTCGCCGGCTTCTTTTTCGGCGGTTTCGTCCTGCTCGACTTTATCTGGGGTCGGAACAACGGCGACACCTGATACGCGGACCGCAGGTGATCTCGTTCTGTGCGGGGGGCGTTTGAAACCCCCGAAGATACCGGGCTCGCTCTCCGAGCTCGGCACCCTTTGCCTCGTACGCTCGGACTCGCTGCTCCTGCACGAAGCCCACGACCCGGCGCGTCTGCTCCGGCTCCGGGAACGGATCGTCTCGGAGGGGGTTCAGGCCAACCCGATCATAGCCTCAAGGGTCGGTCCGGCAGGTTCCGCTGCGGGTTTTCTTGTTCTCGACGGGGCGCACCGGGCCGAGACGCTTCGCGCCCTCGGCTGCAGGCTCGCGCTTGTACAGCTTGTCGAGCTGCCGACCTGCGCCGAAGGCTGGCGGCACCTCATCGGGCTTGGAGCGTCGGGGCCGGACGATGCACGCTCCTTGCTGGAGAAGGCCCTCTCCGGGAGCGCAGAGATCTCGGAAGGC
This sequence is a window from Rubrobacter indicoceani. Protein-coding genes within it:
- a CDS encoding NAD(P)/FAD-dependent oxidoreductase gives rise to the protein MRIVLVGAGHAHLYTLKHAGELTGRGHEVVLVNPSRYLDYSGMATGVLSGRYRPDEARINAAALVERGGGGFVDGAVAGISPAGKTLRLASGASLDYDLVSFATGSSTSLPDALKPADGNLFPVKPVGNLVRLRRRLLGGSGFRGGRILVVGGGAAGCEVAANLAALHASQGARAGRIALVETARRLLPSAPERASRLMRRHLEGAGVEVVIGSQAAGGGPEAGTVVAATGVRAPELFARSGLSSGAGGGLLVDQHLRSVDNANVFGGGDSVSVGRKGLPGFGVYAIRQGPVLFENLAAAADGGALRRFRPQKRNLYIMNLGDGTGLGVYGGLVWKGRSARLAKDYIDLRFIRDYRV
- a CDS encoding recombinase family protein, whose product is MTRAATYIRTAPNGSNSSLPDRDRQLASVIGYAARCGYEVVASYEDRGAPGEFLYHKPALKEAIRNVKELEDWAVLVACDPRCLSETASARHELVHKFALYGNRIECPEKGWEELEAEMRLYRREMAGR